Sequence from the Candidatus Angelobacter sp. genome:
CGGTTGTGTTTCGCCGGGCGGCAACAGCGGCGCGAAGAACACTTCGGGCGGCTGGAAGCCGCTGTTCGATGGGAAGACGTTTGCGGGGTGGCGCGGTTACCGGATGAAAGCCATGCCGGCGAAGGGCTGGAAGATCGAGGACGGCATTTTGAAAAAGGTCGGCGGCGAACGCGGCGGCGATATTATTACAGAAGAGACCTTCGACAACTTTGAGTTGAGCTGGGAATGGCGCATCAACAAGGGCGGCAACAATGGCATCAAGTACCTCGTCACGGAGGAGCGTCCTTCCGCGCCGGGTCCCGAATATCAGATGATCGATGATGCGGCGAACGAAGACGGGAAACTGGGTCCCAAACATGCCACCGCCTCGTTCTACGACGTTCTGCCGCCGTCCGCCGACGCGCCGCACAAACCGGCCGGTGAATGGAACCAGTCCCGACTATTG
This genomic interval carries:
- a CDS encoding DUF1080 domain-containing protein yields the protein MAIQIRLILVLFLISLASGCVSPGGNSGAKNTSGGWKPLFDGKTFAGWRGYRMKAMPAKGWKIEDGILKKVGGERGGDIITEETFDNFELSWEWRINKGGNNGIKYLVTEERPSAPGPEYQMIDDAANEDGKLGPKHATASFYDVLPPSADAPHKPAGEWNQSRLLIQGNHVEHWLNGKKVLEYELGSDVVKAAVAKSKFKNSPGFGEKIKGHILLTDHHDECWFRNIRIRELSHVRAF